One Candidatus Hydrogenedentota bacterium genomic region harbors:
- a CDS encoding catalase, which yields MNTENRLTTAAGIPVSDNQTSITAGERGPVLLQDHYLIEKLAHFNRERIPERVVHAKAAGAYGTFTVTKDITPYTKAKLFSEVGKQTEVLGRFSTVAGEKGSADTVRDVRGFALKFYTEEGNWDMVGNNTPVFFIRDAVKFPDFIHSQKRDPQTNLRSETMQWDFWSLVPESLHQVTILFSDRGIPKGIAYMNGYGSHTYSFINARNERYWVKFHFKTQQGIQCMSAEEADRIAGEDPDYHTRHLFDAIARGERPKWTLYVQVMPEMDAETYKWNPFDLTKVWSHADYPLIEVGVLELNRNPENYFAEIEQSAFSPANVVPGISFSPDKMLQGRIFAYADAHRYRLGGNHEMLPVNCPHAAKASNHFRDGAMCFGKNGGGSPNYEPNSFGGPKADASYAEPPLKICGDASRYEQKRGVDDDYVQPGNLFRLLPADEQKRLIASIVGSLKKAPKDIQERMVGHFRRADPAYGEGIAKGLGIA from the coding sequence ATGAACACGGAGAACAGACTCACAACGGCGGCGGGTATTCCGGTAAGCGACAACCAAACCTCCATTACGGCGGGAGAGCGTGGGCCTGTCTTGCTGCAAGACCACTACCTTATTGAGAAACTGGCCCATTTCAATCGGGAGCGCATCCCGGAGCGCGTGGTCCATGCGAAGGCGGCCGGAGCATACGGCACCTTTACGGTCACCAAAGATATCACCCCATATACGAAGGCGAAGCTCTTCTCCGAGGTGGGTAAGCAAACCGAAGTATTGGGACGCTTTTCTACGGTCGCTGGAGAGAAAGGCTCTGCCGATACAGTCCGAGACGTGCGCGGATTTGCGCTGAAGTTCTACACGGAAGAGGGCAATTGGGACATGGTCGGAAACAACACGCCCGTATTCTTCATTCGGGACGCCGTGAAGTTTCCCGACTTTATCCACTCGCAGAAGCGAGACCCGCAGACGAACCTCCGCTCGGAAACCATGCAGTGGGACTTCTGGTCACTGGTGCCGGAGTCGCTTCATCAGGTAACCATCTTGTTCAGCGATCGAGGCATACCCAAAGGCATCGCGTATATGAATGGCTACGGGAGCCACACCTACAGCTTCATCAATGCCAGGAACGAGCGGTATTGGGTCAAGTTCCATTTCAAGACTCAGCAGGGTATCCAGTGCATGAGTGCCGAGGAAGCGGATCGCATCGCAGGAGAGGACCCCGACTACCACACACGCCATTTGTTCGACGCAATTGCCCGAGGAGAAAGGCCCAAGTGGACCCTTTATGTCCAGGTGATGCCGGAAATGGACGCCGAAACGTATAAGTGGAATCCCTTCGACCTGACAAAGGTGTGGTCCCATGCGGATTATCCGCTGATCGAGGTCGGTGTGCTTGAGCTGAATCGCAATCCCGAGAATTACTTTGCGGAAATCGAGCAGTCTGCCTTCTCACCCGCGAATGTAGTTCCAGGCATATCATTCTCGCCGGACAAAATGCTTCAAGGCCGAATCTTCGCATATGCAGACGCGCACCGGTATCGCTTGGGCGGCAACCACGAGATGCTTCCGGTCAATTGTCCGCATGCCGCAAAAGCGAGCAACCACTTTCGTGACGGAGCCATGTGCTTCGGCAAGAACGGGGGCGGTTCGCCGAACTACGAACCCAATAGCTTTGGCGGCCCGAAAGCAGACGCCTCGTATGCCGAACCTCCGCTGAAAATCTGCGGCGATGCCAGCCGCTACGAGCAAAAACGAGGGGTGGATGATGACTACGTTCAGCCGGGCAATCTCTTTCGGCTTCTGCCAGCCGATGAACAAAAACGTCTCATCGCCAGCATCGTGGGTTCGCTCAAAAAGGCGCCCAAGGATATCCAGGAGCGCATGGTCGGTCATTTTCGCAGGGCGGATCCTGCCTACGGCGAAGGCATAGCGAAAGGACTAGGCATCGCATAA
- a CDS encoding ROK family protein, with protein sequence MDSSVLSELVIACEIGGTKLQAALGTRDGLIVHRLRGTAPAAQGARAVLAWFDGAVRQLADVAAARDARVVGLGAGFGGPIESATGRVLVSHQVSGWDDVPLKAWFEDNFSYPTAIINDSNAAGWAEYCLGAGKGTRTFCYMNIGSGIGGAIVIDGKLQDGQGFGAAEIGHTYIPDWTHTTAGIPDKVENLCSGWALERRVRANAPLPAASPLAQLCNGHREQITCAMLAQAAAQGDAYALVAIEEVALGIGTALSNVITLLHPERIAMGGGVSLMGDILLDPIRRHVDALVFRPYRNRYEIVPAALGEDVVLAGGLLLAP encoded by the coding sequence ATGGACAGTTCTGTTTTGAGCGAATTGGTAATCGCGTGCGAAATCGGCGGCACAAAGCTGCAGGCCGCGCTCGGCACGCGCGACGGATTGATTGTGCACCGGCTGCGGGGAACCGCCCCGGCCGCGCAAGGCGCGCGCGCAGTGCTTGCGTGGTTCGATGGGGCCGTGCGGCAGCTCGCGGATGTTGCTGCGGCTCGCGATGCACGTGTTGTTGGCCTGGGAGCAGGATTCGGGGGACCGATAGAATCGGCTACGGGCCGCGTACTCGTTTCACACCAGGTGAGCGGATGGGACGATGTACCGCTAAAGGCGTGGTTTGAGGACAACTTCAGCTATCCCACTGCCATTATCAATGATTCGAATGCAGCAGGTTGGGCGGAGTACTGCCTTGGCGCGGGAAAAGGCACACGCACATTCTGCTATATGAACATTGGAAGCGGGATTGGCGGCGCGATCGTGATCGATGGAAAACTGCAAGACGGCCAGGGTTTTGGCGCCGCGGAGATTGGCCATACCTACATTCCCGACTGGACGCATACAACAGCGGGCATCCCCGACAAGGTGGAGAACCTGTGTTCGGGATGGGCCCTTGAGCGGCGAGTACGCGCCAACGCTCCGCTCCCTGCTGCGTCTCCGCTCGCGCAATTGTGCAACGGTCATCGCGAGCAAATCACCTGCGCGATGCTGGCACAGGCCGCCGCGCAGGGTGACGCCTACGCGCTGGTGGCAATAGAAGAAGTCGCCTTAGGCATCGGCACGGCCTTGAGCAACGTCATTACCCTTCTCCATCCCGAGCGTATCGCAATGGGCGGTGGAGTAAGCCTGATGGGGGATATCCTCTTGGACCCGATCCGCAGACATGTGGACGCTTTGGTATTCAGGCCCTATCGGAATCGCTACGAGATCGTGCCGGCAGCGTTAGGTGAAGATGTCGTCTTGGCGGGCGGACTGTTGCTGGCGCCGTAG
- a CDS encoding NAD-dependent epimerase/dehydratase family protein, protein MKRAVVCGAGGFIASHLVKRLKREGYWVRGVDIKLPEFSGTAADEFKLLDLRDPEQCEAAVTLDGDAPREVYQLAADMGGMGFIHSAECEIMHNNVLINTHMIEAAARIGVSRYFFSSSVCVYRDMVPGEPEMVEDQAYPALPDNEYGWEKLYAERTAMAYGRRYSFAVRIARFQNCYGPEGTWRGGREKAPAAICRKVAEAADGESIEVWGDGSAVRSYTYVDDMVDGIFRLMQSELEQPCNIGCPEYVTVDELVHTVAAVAGKEVRIQHVDGPVGVQSRNFSNARIFSTGWRSQFSLRQGIELTYPWVESQVVALRSASRT, encoded by the coding sequence ATGAAACGGGCAGTTGTCTGCGGTGCAGGTGGATTCATCGCGAGCCATCTCGTGAAGCGGCTGAAACGCGAGGGATATTGGGTTCGCGGCGTCGATATCAAACTCCCCGAGTTTTCGGGTACGGCAGCGGACGAGTTCAAACTACTCGATTTGCGTGATCCCGAGCAGTGCGAGGCCGCGGTTACGCTTGACGGCGATGCTCCCCGTGAAGTCTACCAGCTTGCCGCGGACATGGGTGGGATGGGGTTCATCCACTCCGCAGAGTGCGAGATTATGCACAATAACGTCCTCATTAATACTCACATGATTGAAGCCGCCGCGCGCATCGGAGTCTCCCGCTACTTCTTCTCGTCTTCCGTATGCGTTTACCGCGACATGGTTCCTGGCGAGCCTGAAATGGTGGAGGATCAAGCTTATCCCGCGCTACCGGACAACGAGTACGGCTGGGAGAAACTCTATGCCGAGCGAACCGCGATGGCATACGGCAGGCGTTACAGTTTTGCGGTGCGAATCGCGCGATTTCAGAACTGCTACGGCCCGGAAGGCACTTGGCGAGGAGGGAGGGAGAAGGCGCCCGCTGCCATATGCCGTAAAGTCGCGGAGGCGGCCGACGGCGAGAGCATTGAGGTGTGGGGCGACGGGAGTGCGGTCCGTTCGTACACGTATGTCGACGATATGGTCGATGGAATCTTCCGGCTGATGCAGTCCGAGCTGGAGCAGCCCTGCAATATTGGTTGTCCCGAATACGTGACGGTTGACGAGTTGGTGCACACTGTTGCAGCGGTCGCGGGAAAGGAGGTTCGCATCCAACACGTCGACGGGCCGGTGGGCGTGCAGTCGCGGAACTTCAGCAATGCGCGCATCTTTTCCACGGGCTGGCGTTCGCAGTTTTCCCTACGCCAGGGTATCGAACTTACCTACCCTTGGGTCGAGTCGCAAGTGGTTGCTCTGCGAAGCGCTTCACGCACCTGA
- a CDS encoding HEAT repeat domain-containing protein codes for MSISRILACFLTIISILATGCGQGGSTSTLSPGSDPQSLFAEWKALVDNPEANMNTNRYIELAAQMSMTAPEMLNKIVDVIADPATKPETRAMALGSLNGFVKKDMVPRLLQLTDASLESSTRAGVIILLSPVQLPECEARFRELVNDPDKRVKFAANVALAERGDAEARKVIQAEYFEPNIPAQYKERIAFTLAQTPQPGDQKVLAEAAAESAFSPMCRAMAISSLVNLGDPSVIPSLEKCLVSEGPQEVKDLARDALAALKNQDGDASSASPQPSDTTPAATAETPPAAAEPTPSAAPVPAPEAPASAEPAAAPQPASGA; via the coding sequence ATGAGCATTTCACGCATTCTGGCCTGCTTCCTCACCATTATTTCCATCCTCGCTACTGGGTGCGGTCAGGGAGGAAGTACTTCCACACTCTCGCCGGGTTCCGATCCTCAGAGCCTATTTGCGGAGTGGAAGGCGCTTGTTGACAACCCCGAAGCCAACATGAATACCAACCGGTACATTGAACTGGCCGCTCAGATGTCCATGACGGCGCCTGAAATGCTTAATAAGATTGTAGACGTAATTGCGGACCCCGCCACGAAGCCCGAAACAAGAGCTATGGCTCTAGGTTCTCTCAACGGATTCGTTAAGAAGGATATGGTCCCTCGCCTGCTACAACTCACGGATGCCTCGCTTGAGAGCAGCACGAGGGCGGGCGTGATCATCCTCTTGTCGCCGGTTCAGTTGCCAGAGTGTGAGGCCCGGTTTCGAGAGCTCGTCAATGACCCCGACAAGCGCGTGAAGTTTGCCGCCAACGTTGCTTTGGCAGAGCGCGGAGACGCAGAGGCGCGCAAGGTCATTCAAGCCGAGTATTTCGAACCCAATATTCCTGCGCAATACAAGGAACGGATTGCTTTCACACTCGCGCAGACTCCGCAACCCGGTGACCAAAAAGTGCTGGCCGAAGCTGCTGCGGAAAGCGCCTTCAGCCCCATGTGTCGCGCTATGGCCATAAGTTCACTCGTGAATCTAGGGGACCCGTCGGTAATTCCCTCGCTGGAAAAGTGCTTGGTAAGCGAAGGTCCGCAGGAAGTCAAGGATTTGGCGCGAGATGCGCTGGCCGCTCTGAAGAACCAGGACGGAGATGCATCGAGCGCATCGCCTCAACCCTCAGACACGACGCCTGCTGCTACTGCGGAAACGCCACCCGCTGCAGCGGAGCCGACCCCTTCTGCAGCACCCGTTCCAGCCCCGGAAGCCCCGGCTAGTGCCGAACCTGCTGCCGCGCCACAACCGGCTTCAGGTGCGTGA
- the smpB gene encoding SsrA-binding protein SmpB, translating to MGEKTVVTNRRARHDYHVLEKFEAGIVLKGTEIKSLRDGHIVLKDSYADVIGNELYLVGVHISPYEQGTIWNHEPERDRKLLMHKREILRIGAQIAEKGLTLVPLSVYFKQGRAKVELGLCRGKQTVDKRDSIREREVKREIERHIKDVRR from the coding sequence ATGGGTGAGAAGACGGTTGTAACCAATCGGCGCGCTCGTCACGATTATCATGTGCTTGAGAAATTCGAAGCCGGCATCGTGTTGAAGGGTACCGAAATCAAGTCGTTGCGCGACGGCCACATCGTCCTCAAGGACAGCTATGCGGATGTCATCGGCAACGAACTGTATCTTGTCGGGGTGCATATCAGCCCTTACGAGCAAGGAACCATCTGGAACCACGAGCCGGAACGCGACCGTAAATTGCTGATGCACAAGCGGGAGATTCTACGAATCGGTGCGCAAATCGCGGAGAAGGGGCTCACATTGGTCCCCCTGAGCGTCTACTTCAAGCAGGGCCGGGCAAAGGTGGAATTGGGGCTCTGTCGAGGAAAGCAGACTGTGGACAAGCGCGATTCAATACGCGAGCGCGAGGTTAAGCGTGAGATAGAACGCCACATCAAGGACGTTCGCCGATAG